A stretch of Gemmatimonas aurantiaca T-27 DNA encodes these proteins:
- a CDS encoding sulfite exporter TauE/SafE family protein — MSGSVSVSALQLGAIAAISAVSGAANSIAGGGTLLTFPALLGMGIPAVSANATSTVALWPGSLASMVGYRRELVGAERWALRLAIPSVLGGGLGAWLLLVTSEERFRAIVPWLVLSATVLFAVQGPVMRWLRGRMTAAPLASRPIDPTIGMLLAQFGVGIYGGYFGAGAGIVMLAVFGLMGLTNIHQMNGLKNFNGICFNGVAAITFAVMGLVHWPIGLVMAIGSSIGGYLMSGLAQRVPQSWVRAAVSCIGFASALWLFLTR, encoded by the coding sequence ATGAGCGGCAGCGTTTCCGTCAGCGCGCTGCAACTTGGCGCGATCGCGGCAATCTCTGCTGTGAGTGGCGCTGCCAACTCCATCGCCGGTGGAGGCACGCTGCTCACCTTCCCCGCGCTGCTGGGCATGGGTATTCCCGCTGTGTCCGCCAACGCGACCAGCACGGTGGCCCTCTGGCCTGGCTCGCTGGCCAGTATGGTCGGCTATCGCCGCGAATTGGTGGGCGCAGAACGATGGGCACTTCGGCTGGCCATTCCGAGTGTGCTTGGCGGTGGCCTTGGTGCGTGGCTCCTGCTCGTCACCAGTGAAGAGCGCTTCAGAGCCATCGTACCATGGCTCGTACTGAGTGCCACGGTGCTGTTTGCTGTGCAGGGACCGGTGATGCGGTGGCTGCGCGGGCGCATGACTGCGGCCCCGCTCGCCAGTCGCCCGATTGATCCCACCATCGGCATGTTGCTCGCCCAGTTTGGCGTCGGCATCTACGGTGGCTACTTCGGCGCGGGAGCCGGCATTGTCATGCTGGCAGTGTTTGGCTTGATGGGACTCACCAACATTCACCAGATGAATGGGCTCAAGAACTTCAATGGCATCTGCTTCAATGGTGTGGCGGCGATCACATTTGCGGTGATGGGACTGGTGCATTGGCCCATCGGATTGGTGATGGCCATTGGTTCGAGCATTGGTGGTTACCTCATGTCCGGACTCGCACAGCGTGTGCCGCAATCATGGGTGCGCGCGGCGGTGTCGTGTATCGGATTCGCCAGCGCATTGTGGCTGTTTCTCACGCGTTAG
- a CDS encoding hybrid sensor histidine kinase/response regulator translates to MSPVQSLWRRVFGKEMQRPDWLSSPGLIAAMSIGVLSIALNVVVARQLVRIGSDARALTDSWIARTASLSALQDGLRDFRQQEAQLALNAESSPQRVYVDSLEKLREHCESALVRVAALSATPADAQQSGSLLRLWNVYGRQHYTARGLPTGEGSAALQAFRERESTYVALTNLTRVTRDAMTVSADRLTARSRRSTETSAVLLIGSILLTILAVVVAAALRRSTRARERAERRLRGLTDHSLGIVWEIDSRGRLRFCSNSGFDMLARDRESVIGRRALSLLLREDRETALVAAYRAAESGKPLGDLEVRVQAGDGSIHWLAISGEVLTRRDGDGDAPRLAGGRGLAVDVTRRHLAEQALAQNRRLESLGTLAGGVAHDLNNVFAAVSSYAQLARQQAHGQVTLEEDLTAIETAAQRGTSLVRRVLQFARRQTREPRVVSMVETVREVVQLLRPQTPPHVHIVVELPRGDSHVMADPTELHQLVVNIASNGLHAMASLGSELLVRVARDDSHITLTITDDGSGMAPDVLERAIEPFFTTRAVGEGTGMGLSVVHGIVEALNGTLTMTSRQGVGTTVTVTLPRAQTAQQLFIEGTSTVGTRSGGVRVLLVDDDEHVRDAVSRILRHADCEVEAHPSGTSALNVLRTDPTRYDVVITDFTMPGMSGLELAEAIQALPYAPPLIMVSGYLDDATTARAHALGIAHVLDKPVPRQLLMNTIADVTSPTPA, encoded by the coding sequence ATGAGTCCCGTGCAATCCCTGTGGCGACGTGTGTTTGGAAAAGAGATGCAACGTCCCGATTGGCTCTCCAGTCCGGGATTGATTGCCGCCATGAGCATTGGCGTCCTTTCCATCGCACTCAATGTCGTCGTGGCGCGGCAGTTGGTGCGCATCGGCAGTGATGCGCGGGCCCTCACCGATTCCTGGATTGCACGAACCGCCAGCCTGAGTGCGCTGCAGGATGGCCTGCGTGATTTCCGCCAACAGGAAGCGCAACTCGCGCTGAACGCCGAGTCGTCACCGCAGCGTGTGTACGTGGATTCCCTGGAGAAGCTGCGCGAACACTGTGAGTCGGCGCTCGTGCGCGTGGCCGCGCTGTCCGCCACGCCAGCCGACGCGCAGCAGTCCGGCTCTCTGCTCCGCTTGTGGAATGTGTATGGTCGCCAACATTACACGGCGCGTGGACTGCCCACGGGAGAAGGGAGTGCCGCCCTCCAGGCCTTTCGTGAACGAGAGTCCACGTATGTCGCACTGACCAATCTCACACGCGTCACGCGCGATGCGATGACGGTGAGCGCGGACCGACTCACCGCGCGCAGCCGCCGCTCCACGGAAACGTCCGCCGTTTTGCTGATCGGTAGCATCCTGCTCACCATTCTGGCGGTTGTGGTGGCAGCGGCGCTGCGTCGTTCGACGAGAGCGCGCGAAAGGGCGGAACGACGCTTGCGCGGCCTGACCGACCACTCGCTCGGCATCGTGTGGGAGATCGACTCGCGGGGGCGGCTGCGCTTCTGCTCGAACTCGGGCTTCGACATGTTGGCTCGTGACCGGGAGTCCGTGATTGGCCGACGCGCCCTCTCGCTGCTGCTGCGTGAAGATCGCGAAACCGCGCTCGTGGCCGCCTATCGAGCGGCGGAGTCCGGGAAGCCACTGGGCGATCTCGAAGTGCGTGTCCAGGCCGGTGATGGCTCCATTCACTGGCTCGCGATCAGCGGGGAAGTCCTCACCCGGCGCGACGGTGACGGCGACGCGCCCCGATTGGCCGGCGGTCGTGGTCTCGCAGTGGATGTGACCCGACGACATCTCGCCGAGCAGGCATTGGCGCAGAATCGCCGTCTCGAGTCACTGGGCACACTGGCCGGTGGTGTGGCGCATGATCTCAACAATGTGTTCGCCGCCGTCAGCAGCTACGCGCAACTTGCCCGACAGCAGGCGCACGGTCAGGTGACGCTCGAAGAAGATCTCACCGCGATCGAGACGGCGGCGCAACGCGGCACCTCGCTGGTGCGGCGTGTGCTGCAGTTTGCCCGTCGGCAGACCCGTGAGCCCCGTGTCGTATCGATGGTGGAAACCGTGCGCGAGGTCGTGCAGTTGTTGCGCCCCCAGACCCCGCCGCATGTGCATATCGTGGTGGAGCTGCCACGTGGCGACAGCCATGTGATGGCCGATCCCACCGAACTGCACCAATTGGTTGTGAACATCGCCAGCAACGGTCTGCATGCGATGGCCTCACTGGGCAGCGAATTGCTGGTTCGAGTGGCGCGCGACGATTCGCACATCACGCTGACCATCACCGATGACGGTTCCGGCATGGCACCGGATGTTCTCGAACGTGCCATCGAGCCTTTCTTCACCACGCGCGCGGTGGGTGAAGGCACCGGCATGGGACTCTCGGTGGTGCACGGGATCGTGGAGGCCCTGAACGGCACTCTCACCATGACCTCACGCCAGGGTGTCGGCACGACGGTCACGGTGACCCTGCCGCGCGCGCAGACCGCACAGCAGCTATTCATCGAGGGGACCAGCACCGTGGGTACGCGCAGCGGTGGTGTGCGGGTGTTGCTCGTGGACGATGATGAACATGTGCGCGACGCGGTGAGCCGCATCCTGCGTCACGCCGACTGCGAGGTGGAAGCACACCCCTCCGGGACATCCGCCCTCAACGTGCTGCGCACGGATCCCACCCGCTACGATGTGGTGATCACCGACTTCACCATGCCGGGCATGAGCGGATTGGAGTTGGCAGAAGCCATTCAGGCGCTGCCGTATGCACCACCGCTGATCATGGTCAGTGGCTATCTCGATGATGCCACAACGGCACGAGCACATGCGCTGGGCATCGCGCATGTGCTCGACAAACCGGTACCGCGTCAGTTGCTGATGAACACCATCGCCGACGTTACTTCACCGACACCTGCTTGA
- a CDS encoding HmuY family protein produces MSTSAIFPRAWRPIGRLLAVATTAVAVTACSTSDVTAPPAPSAGAFTVDATTQWVYVSLADSAVVTPTPSSGQSSAWDIAFNATNVMLNGGQAGPGGVMGFCVCQNASRNPTNAEWLAMTPAGEKADFDSLTRTPSGATFVTDQLTPAIGGFYRGSGTTATANPDSVYFVRYADSTGFAKVRVTALTTPSATTPGQVTIEYALAGNADAAFGTTRTAQIDVSTGAKNFDLNSGQVSTSATDWELRFDGYTVRVNGGASGPSKSAAAKITDATFAAATPASTVANAYRADVYAGIFNTARYYRYNLAGDNRISPSFDVYLIRRGTRTYKLQIINYYNSTGSSRYITFRYAQLAE; encoded by the coding sequence ATGTCTACTTCTGCGATTTTCCCGCGAGCCTGGCGCCCCATCGGCCGCCTGCTCGCCGTAGCGACGACTGCCGTCGCGGTGACCGCCTGCTCCACCAGCGACGTCACCGCGCCCCCGGCCCCCTCGGCCGGTGCGTTCACCGTCGATGCCACCACCCAGTGGGTGTACGTCAGCCTCGCGGACAGCGCCGTGGTGACGCCGACGCCCAGCAGCGGACAGTCGTCGGCGTGGGACATTGCCTTCAATGCCACGAACGTCATGCTGAATGGCGGTCAGGCCGGCCCCGGTGGTGTGATGGGCTTCTGCGTCTGCCAGAACGCGTCGCGCAATCCGACCAACGCGGAATGGCTGGCGATGACCCCGGCTGGCGAGAAGGCGGACTTCGATTCGCTGACACGCACGCCCAGCGGCGCCACGTTCGTGACCGACCAGCTCACTCCCGCCATCGGTGGGTTCTATCGCGGCAGTGGCACCACCGCGACGGCGAACCCCGACTCGGTGTATTTCGTGCGCTATGCCGACAGCACCGGCTTCGCCAAGGTGCGTGTCACGGCGCTCACCACGCCGTCGGCCACGACGCCGGGTCAGGTGACGATCGAGTACGCGCTGGCTGGCAATGCCGACGCCGCGTTCGGCACGACGCGCACGGCGCAGATCGATGTGTCCACGGGGGCCAAAAACTTCGACCTGAATTCGGGTCAGGTGAGCACCAGTGCCACCGACTGGGAACTGCGCTTCGACGGCTACACCGTGCGTGTGAACGGTGGCGCGAGCGGCCCGAGCAAGTCGGCTGCCGCGAAGATCACCGATGCCACCTTTGCGGCGGCGACGCCGGCCAGCACCGTGGCCAATGCGTACCGCGCCGATGTGTACGCCGGGATCTTCAATACCGCGCGCTACTACCGGTACAATCTTGCCGGCGACAACCGCATCTCGCCGTCCTTCGATGTGTACCTGATCCGCCGCGGCACACGCACCTACAAGCTGCAGATCATCAACTACTACAACTCGACCGGCAGTTCGCGATACATCACCTTCCGGTATGCGCAGCTCGCCGAATGA
- a CDS encoding TonB-dependent receptor has product MKSPAWLTCLVAGGACLLAPSAPVFALMPIPGPGTVSGRVVDASDRHAIVGAEVQFLGPDTLTLRTDAQGTWRAQRVTPGRYTVRTRVLGYAASTVTVVVADDQQVERTIALDATPLALDQVVVTAARREQRLKDAVVTTELISRADIERTGATDIASVLLEQTGIELQGGHPAGTGVMLQGIGSERVLVLLDGQPMAGRISGVFDISRIPVTMIERVEVVRGPQSTLYGTDAMGGVVNIITRTAPKSAGPLYGLGVRGTFGTQARTDGAASLTYSQGALSATTDLSRRQTAMTPGMSGTVGAQTARSDVAAKIRYAPDSSKALEASVLGLDERQRWLAGSLYNFGDNRQWSGRLNGTITPDVARRHRVSLTLSGSNYDHLQRASTETRPIAGDTGSRQIQRVYQLDAIYNARLTNAVALDLGTQVRRDKVETERVLGGRRDITLYEPYAQVEAALTPTLSVVPGLRLTQNSQWGTHLTPRVAARQRLGEHLTLRASYGTGFRAPDFKELYMRFVNSSAGYAVNGNPDLRPESSRNVMGGAEWATPRSYVRVQAFRNDFVDFIETRAVSAPGAPAIYEYGNISDGSTQGLDLESGFALAGFRGEGSISTLSTRDDNTGRSLLSRPDFSARATVGLPAIFDVRVSFTGVYTGRTPMERDETTGAIISWREAYPRLDLRVARRIGLLTGTPELVFGMDNAFDTQPAQWAGFNRRHIYTSFSWTFNRTPTR; this is encoded by the coding sequence ATGAAGTCCCCTGCATGGTTGACGTGTCTCGTTGCCGGTGGTGCGTGTCTGCTCGCGCCATCGGCACCGGTGTTTGCCCTGATGCCGATTCCGGGTCCGGGCACCGTGTCGGGGCGCGTGGTGGATGCGTCCGATCGCCATGCCATCGTTGGCGCAGAAGTGCAGTTCCTTGGCCCCGACACACTCACCCTGCGTACCGACGCCCAGGGCACCTGGCGCGCGCAGCGGGTGACACCGGGCCGCTATACGGTACGCACACGGGTGCTCGGATATGCGGCATCCACGGTCACGGTGGTGGTGGCCGATGATCAGCAGGTGGAGCGCACCATTGCGCTCGACGCCACACCGCTCGCGCTCGACCAGGTGGTGGTCACCGCTGCGCGTCGTGAACAGCGTCTCAAGGATGCGGTGGTCACGACCGAATTGATCAGCCGAGCGGATATCGAGCGCACGGGCGCCACGGATATCGCATCCGTGTTGCTCGAACAGACGGGCATCGAACTGCAGGGCGGCCATCCGGCTGGCACGGGTGTGATGCTGCAAGGCATCGGCTCCGAGCGAGTGCTCGTGTTGCTCGATGGTCAGCCGATGGCGGGTCGCATTTCTGGGGTGTTCGATATCTCGCGCATTCCCGTGACGATGATCGAACGCGTGGAAGTGGTGCGCGGTCCGCAGTCGACGCTGTATGGCACCGACGCGATGGGTGGGGTGGTGAACATCATCACACGCACGGCGCCCAAGTCGGCCGGTCCGCTGTACGGGCTCGGGGTGCGTGGCACGTTCGGCACGCAGGCGCGCACCGATGGTGCCGCCAGTCTCACCTACTCGCAGGGTGCACTGAGCGCGACCACCGATCTGTCGCGTCGTCAGACCGCAATGACGCCTGGTATGTCTGGCACCGTGGGTGCGCAGACCGCCCGCAGCGATGTGGCCGCAAAAATCCGCTACGCTCCAGACAGCAGCAAGGCGCTCGAAGCCAGCGTGCTGGGCCTCGATGAGCGTCAGCGCTGGCTGGCCGGTTCGCTCTACAACTTCGGTGACAACCGGCAGTGGAGTGGGCGCCTCAACGGCACAATCACTCCCGACGTCGCGCGCCGGCACCGCGTCAGTCTCACACTGTCGGGATCGAACTACGATCACCTGCAGCGCGCCAGCACCGAAACGCGACCCATTGCCGGTGACACGGGATCACGTCAGATCCAGCGCGTCTACCAACTCGATGCCATCTACAACGCCCGCCTCACCAACGCGGTCGCGCTCGATCTTGGCACGCAGGTACGTCGTGATAAAGTGGAAACCGAGCGGGTGCTTGGTGGACGTCGCGATATCACGCTGTATGAACCGTATGCGCAGGTGGAAGCTGCGCTCACGCCAACACTGTCGGTGGTGCCCGGCCTGCGCCTCACACAAAACTCGCAGTGGGGTACACACCTCACCCCGCGGGTCGCGGCACGTCAGCGTCTGGGCGAGCATCTGACGCTGCGCGCATCGTATGGCACCGGCTTCCGCGCGCCGGACTTCAAGGAGCTCTACATGCGCTTCGTGAACTCCAGCGCCGGCTATGCGGTCAACGGCAATCCGGATCTGCGTCCGGAATCGTCACGCAACGTGATGGGTGGCGCCGAATGGGCCACGCCTCGCAGCTATGTGCGTGTGCAGGCGTTCCGCAACGATTTCGTGGACTTCATCGAAACGCGTGCCGTGAGTGCCCCCGGTGCACCGGCCATCTACGAGTATGGCAACATCTCCGATGGCTCCACACAAGGATTGGATCTCGAGAGTGGTTTTGCGCTCGCCGGATTCCGCGGCGAAGGCAGTATCTCCACGCTCTCCACGCGCGACGACAACACCGGCCGCTCCCTGCTCAGCCGCCCGGACTTCTCGGCACGGGCCACGGTGGGTCTGCCGGCCATCTTCGATGTGCGCGTGAGTTTCACCGGTGTGTATACCGGCCGCACGCCGATGGAGCGCGACGAGACCACGGGCGCCATCATCAGTTGGCGCGAAGCGTATCCGCGCCTCGATCTCCGCGTGGCACGCCGCATCGGCCTGCTCACGGGAACCCCCGAGCTCGTGTTCGGCATGGACAACGCCTTCGACACGCAGCCCGCACAGTGGGCCGGCTTCAACCGGCGCCACATCTACACCTCATTCTCCTGGACCTTCAACCGCACGCCCACGCGATGA
- a CDS encoding sirohydrochlorin chelatase — MNTFSPTLRRLSAAAAVALAVVAPSATPLAAQAAGKTGVVVVAHGGDSLWNALVREAAMKAKTEVPVEVSFLMSFGATQARFQDAVAKLESKGVSRIVVVPMLVSSHSGHYDQIRYLAGEPIELDKDMAHHLHMAGIEKPKTSLPIIVTPAMDNAPQVAQVLADRAKALAPNPKERALLIVGHGPNSAEDYASWMENLRSVADSVKAMTGFRDVRVELVRDDAPAPVRAEAVKRVRELIDLQQMATGKDVIVVPVLVSKGSVSRDKVPADIKGTPSVYSGEPLLPHEAMSRWVELRVRDAGKTPAKTAEKKAAAAPAHPHDR; from the coding sequence GTGAATACTTTTTCCCCGACGCTCCGCCGCCTTTCGGCGGCCGCCGCTGTGGCCCTCGCGGTCGTGGCACCTTCCGCTACCCCTCTCGCTGCGCAGGCAGCCGGCAAGACCGGCGTGGTCGTGGTGGCGCACGGCGGTGATTCGCTGTGGAACGCCCTCGTGCGTGAAGCCGCCATGAAGGCGAAGACCGAGGTGCCGGTCGAAGTCAGCTTCCTCATGAGCTTCGGCGCCACGCAGGCCCGCTTCCAGGACGCGGTCGCCAAGCTCGAGTCGAAGGGTGTGTCCCGCATCGTGGTGGTGCCGATGTTGGTGTCGAGCCACAGCGGCCACTACGACCAGATTCGCTATCTGGCCGGCGAACCGATCGAACTCGACAAGGACATGGCGCATCACCTGCACATGGCCGGTATCGAGAAGCCCAAGACGTCGCTGCCGATCATCGTCACGCCGGCCATGGACAACGCGCCGCAGGTCGCTCAGGTCCTCGCGGATCGTGCCAAGGCGCTCGCTCCCAACCCGAAGGAACGGGCACTGCTCATCGTCGGCCATGGTCCGAACTCGGCGGAAGACTACGCGTCATGGATGGAAAACCTTCGCTCCGTCGCCGACTCGGTGAAGGCCATGACGGGTTTCCGTGATGTGCGTGTCGAGCTGGTGCGCGACGACGCCCCGGCGCCGGTCCGCGCGGAGGCGGTGAAGCGCGTGCGTGAGCTCATCGACCTGCAACAAATGGCCACGGGCAAGGACGTGATCGTGGTGCCGGTACTGGTCTCCAAGGGCAGCGTGAGCCGCGACAAGGTGCCGGCCGACATCAAGGGTACCCCGTCGGTCTACTCGGGCGAGCCGCTGCTGCCGCACGAGGCCATGTCGCGCTGGGTCGAACTGCGTGTGCGTGATGCGGGCAAGACGCCGGCGAAGACGGCCGAGAAGAAGGCCGCTGCCGCTCCGGCGCATCCGCACGATCGCTGA
- a CDS encoding exo-beta-N-acetylmuramidase NamZ family protein has protein sequence MHRPALSRSASVVRLSRMALAVLALSTPALQPVTAQGTAAARTPARAPLVMGADRLFTEYGQLIRGKSVALVSNHSGRLADGTHLADALHSGAGKRLNVRLKALFGMEYNIRSNDYSLQRDPEHAVDSATGVPKYSLYGEVHKPTPQMLDGVDVIIYDIQEVGARFYEHVNILGFVMEAAAEKKIPVVVLDRPNPLGGRGADGFVADSASFYRFGSYTAIPALHGMTPGELARFYDGERLLRGGVKGTVHVVPMKGWTRDMWFDDTGLPWHKPSPNLVAFSSLVAYAGTCLFESINLSEGRGSDYPFELIGAPWLDNNRAVAMLNGLNLPGTRFTAESFTPTQRSFHGRPPAFSGQSLPGIRLHVTDRAAFKPYRAGVALMWAVNALHADKLEWKDAVMDRLAATPRLKTMLVAGNTPQQIFNAWTPELTRFHQRADKYRLYR, from the coding sequence GTGCACCGTCCCGCTCTCTCCCGATCCGCATCCGTCGTTCGACTGTCCCGCATGGCGCTGGCCGTGCTCGCGCTGTCGACGCCCGCCCTGCAACCGGTCACTGCGCAGGGGACAGCCGCCGCCCGCACCCCCGCCCGCGCTCCGCTCGTCATGGGAGCCGATCGGCTCTTCACCGAATACGGCCAGCTCATCCGCGGGAAATCGGTGGCGCTGGTGTCGAATCACAGCGGCCGACTCGCTGATGGCACCCATCTCGCCGATGCGCTGCACTCAGGGGCGGGGAAGCGCCTGAACGTGCGTCTGAAGGCGCTGTTCGGCATGGAATACAACATTCGCAGCAACGACTACTCGCTCCAGCGCGATCCCGAACATGCGGTGGATAGTGCGACCGGGGTCCCGAAGTACAGTCTCTATGGCGAGGTGCACAAGCCGACGCCGCAGATGCTCGACGGGGTGGACGTCATCATCTACGACATTCAGGAAGTGGGCGCGCGCTTTTACGAGCACGTCAACATCCTGGGCTTCGTGATGGAAGCTGCGGCAGAGAAGAAGATTCCGGTGGTGGTGCTCGATCGCCCCAATCCGCTGGGGGGACGCGGAGCGGACGGTTTTGTCGCCGACAGTGCGTCGTTCTACCGCTTTGGTTCGTACACGGCCATTCCGGCGTTGCACGGCATGACGCCGGGCGAACTCGCGCGCTTCTACGACGGTGAGCGCCTGCTGCGCGGGGGCGTGAAGGGCACCGTGCATGTGGTGCCGATGAAGGGATGGACGCGTGACATGTGGTTCGACGACACCGGCCTGCCGTGGCACAAGCCATCGCCCAACCTGGTCGCGTTCTCGTCGCTGGTGGCGTACGCCGGCACGTGCCTCTTCGAGTCGATCAACCTGTCCGAAGGGCGTGGCAGTGACTATCCGTTCGAGCTGATTGGTGCGCCCTGGCTCGACAACAATCGGGCCGTTGCCATGCTCAACGGACTCAATCTGCCAGGGACGCGTTTCACGGCGGAGTCATTCACGCCCACCCAGCGCTCGTTCCATGGTCGCCCGCCCGCGTTCTCCGGGCAGTCATTGCCGGGCATTCGCCTGCATGTCACGGATCGCGCGGCCTTCAAGCCCTATCGTGCCGGTGTGGCCCTCATGTGGGCGGTGAACGCGCTGCACGCCGACAAGCTCGAATGGAAAGACGCGGTGATGGATCGTCTCGCCGCCACGCCGCGTCTCAAGACCATGCTCGTCGCGGGCAACACCCCGCAGCAGATCTTCAATGCATGGACCCCCGAGCTCACGCGCTTCCATCAGCGTGCGGACAAGTACCGCCTGTATCGCTGA